One Streptomyces sp. NBC_01237 genomic region harbors:
- a CDS encoding cytochrome P450 — MGDVVRAPWNGYFVTGFDACNEVLRGRNWLTPDFAWQERQDGTGRWDAIATREMTKTLSRLNAPAHTCQRRTLGNLFDRSTIDRLTPVVEEHVGRLLDELADKLRWGEADLVSTVSEQLPISTIGSWLGIPPEDHPHILEITHNQVHAQELLPTKSQLAVSAEATVRLRAYFTDLVARRRAAPADDVLTGWIHTWDGLEPDREAADEILYRLTMFVTIASLETTATLLSAMVNLLLGEPGRWTWLREHPEHIDSAVDEVLRYDPPIHINSRVAAEDTVLAGVPIAKDSMVHVMYGAANHDPRRNENPDAFDVLRGGSHLTFGGGVHYCLGAALARLEARTLLTALLERFPALRVCAPPSYASRMVFRRVTSMGVAI, encoded by the coding sequence ATGGGGGATGTCGTACGCGCTCCGTGGAACGGCTACTTCGTCACCGGTTTCGACGCGTGCAACGAGGTGCTGCGCGGCCGGAACTGGCTGACGCCCGACTTCGCGTGGCAGGAACGCCAGGACGGCACCGGGCGCTGGGACGCCATCGCCACGCGGGAGATGACCAAGACCCTCTCCCGCCTCAACGCCCCCGCGCACACCTGCCAGCGCCGCACCCTCGGCAACCTTTTCGACCGTTCGACCATCGACCGGCTGACCCCGGTCGTCGAGGAGCACGTCGGCCGCCTGCTGGACGAACTGGCGGACAAGCTCCGGTGGGGCGAGGCCGACCTCGTCAGCACCGTCAGCGAACAGCTCCCGATCAGCACCATCGGCTCCTGGCTGGGCATCCCGCCCGAGGACCACCCCCACATCCTGGAGATCACCCACAACCAGGTGCACGCCCAGGAACTGCTGCCCACCAAGAGCCAGCTCGCCGTGTCCGCCGAGGCGACCGTGCGGCTGCGGGCGTACTTCACCGACCTGGTCGCGCGACGCCGCGCCGCACCCGCCGATGACGTGCTGACCGGCTGGATCCACACCTGGGACGGGCTCGAACCCGACCGGGAGGCGGCGGACGAGATCCTCTACCGCCTCACCATGTTCGTCACGATCGCCTCGCTGGAGACCACCGCGACGCTGCTGTCCGCCATGGTGAACCTGCTGCTCGGCGAACCCGGCCGCTGGACCTGGCTCAGGGAGCACCCCGAACACATCGACTCCGCGGTGGACGAGGTCCTGCGGTACGACCCGCCCATACACATCAACAGCCGGGTCGCCGCCGAGGACACCGTTCTGGCCGGGGTCCCGATCGCGAAGGACAGCATGGTCCACGTCATGTACGGGGCCGCCAACCACGACCCCCGGCGCAACGAGAACCCGGACGCCTTCGACGTCCTGCGGGGCGGCAGCCACCTCACCTTCGGCGGCGGCGTGCACTACTGCCTGGGCGCGGCCCTCGCCCGCCTGGAAGCCCGTACGCTCCTGACCGCTCTCCTGGAGCGCTTCCCGGCTCTGCGCGTCTGCGCGCCGCCCAGTTACGCGTCCCGGATGGTCTTCCGGCGCGTGACCTCGATGGGCGTGGCGATATGA
- a CDS encoding GNAT family N-acetyltransferase has protein sequence MPATTPRPVTLTGRHISLVPLTTDHLDDLFEAGGRDDEVWRWQGGPTPRTRDELGAKLTGLLEAAREGTYFPFAVIHRASGRAIGWTTFLDVDEQHERLEIGWTWYGRAHWRSAVNTEAKLLLMTHAFEELGMGRVQLKTDHLNERSQAAIARLGARREGVLRRHRLRHDGTWRDTVYFSLLAGEWPAAKARLAARLDAGSGRGRAPADPAGSAGVGSGGTIAP, from the coding sequence ATGCCTGCGACAACCCCACGGCCCGTGACTCTGACCGGGCGCCACATCAGCCTCGTGCCGTTGACGACGGACCACCTCGACGACCTCTTCGAGGCCGGTGGCCGGGACGACGAGGTCTGGCGCTGGCAGGGCGGCCCGACCCCGCGGACGCGCGACGAGCTCGGGGCCAAGCTCACGGGCCTGCTCGAAGCCGCGCGGGAGGGCACGTACTTCCCGTTCGCCGTCATCCACCGGGCGAGCGGCCGGGCGATCGGCTGGACGACGTTCCTGGACGTCGACGAGCAGCACGAGCGCCTGGAGATCGGCTGGACCTGGTACGGCCGCGCCCACTGGCGGTCGGCGGTCAACACCGAGGCGAAGCTGCTCCTGATGACCCATGCCTTCGAGGAGCTGGGCATGGGCCGCGTACAGCTGAAGACCGACCACCTCAACGAGCGTTCGCAGGCCGCGATAGCCCGCCTCGGCGCCCGCCGCGAAGGCGTACTGCGCCGCCACCGGCTGCGCCACGACGGCACCTGGCGGGACACGGTCTACTTCTCGCTGCTCGCCGGGGAATGGCCCGCCGCCAAGGCCCGCCTCGCCGCCCGCCTGGACGCCGGCTCCGGGCGGGGTCGGGCCCCGGCGGACCCGGCCGGCTCCGCGGGCGTGGGGAGCGGGGGCACGATCGCCCCGTGA
- a CDS encoding enoyl-CoA hydratase/isomerase family protein has translation MKLSLPDFLTPYGRPGTVRTVREGPVLHMELNSPATGNAVTEAMLDDLLDVLAVPDPEVRVLVLSGAGDDFCLGGDRNEFADWLEEDPTGRGIRLAGDKARRVCEAISGNRAVTIARIQGKAIGAGLALALACDLRVGADTAGFRLPELALGLPTAWGGVLPRLIHEVGAARARELILTGRAFDAAEAHGLSILQRVVPEDALDEAVSAWARPVVRRPEAALRVTKALLSSYASATRLADPSFLDAELMASVAAATRRTRDSGESGAVRVP, from the coding sequence ATGAAGCTCTCCCTGCCCGACTTCCTGACCCCCTACGGCCGGCCCGGCACGGTACGCACCGTTCGCGAGGGCCCCGTCCTGCACATGGAGCTGAACAGCCCCGCCACGGGCAACGCGGTCACCGAGGCGATGCTGGACGATCTGCTGGACGTCCTGGCCGTACCGGACCCCGAGGTCCGGGTGCTGGTGCTGAGCGGTGCCGGGGACGACTTCTGCCTCGGCGGCGACCGGAACGAGTTCGCCGACTGGCTGGAGGAGGACCCGACCGGGCGGGGCATCCGGCTCGCCGGTGACAAGGCCCGCCGGGTCTGCGAGGCGATCTCCGGCAACCGGGCCGTCACCATCGCCCGGATACAGGGCAAGGCCATCGGCGCCGGGCTGGCGCTCGCCCTCGCCTGCGACCTGCGGGTCGGGGCCGACACCGCCGGATTCCGGCTGCCGGAGCTGGCACTCGGGCTGCCCACCGCCTGGGGCGGGGTGCTGCCGCGCCTGATCCACGAGGTCGGCGCCGCCCGCGCACGCGAACTCATCCTCACCGGGCGGGCCTTCGACGCCGCCGAGGCGCACGGTCTGTCGATCCTGCAACGCGTCGTGCCCGAGGACGCCCTGGACGAAGCCGTCTCCGCCTGGGCCAGACCCGTCGTCCGCCGCCCCGAGGCCGCCCTGCGCGTCACCAAGGCCCTGCTCAGCTCCTACGCCTCCGCGACCCGCCTGGCCGACCCGTCCTTCCTCGACGCGGAACTCATGGCCTCCGTGGCCGCCGCGACCCGGCGGACCCGCGACAGCGGGGAGTCCGGTGCGGTGCGGGTCCCCTGA
- a CDS encoding cation:proton antiporter: MEHPGTLILIMAMAVLAPLLAYAVGRRLSVPVVIFEISLGIIIGPDVLGWAHHDAVIDALSDLGLSMLIFLAGYEIQFAAVRGDTLRRSGWAWAVSFAAGLGIALALTGADLAKSLVIGTALTSTALGAVLPILRDSGRLEGRFGTVVMAFGAVGEFGPIIAMALLFSGRSPGAAGAVLAAFALVTAGAVFWAVRPRPPWFARIIAGTLHSSGQFAVRFVMLLLAGMLGLSHVFGLDTLLGAFAAGMLTRLVLQGAVPDSSTEILGRIEAMGFGFLVPFFYIVTGIDFDLAALLDGGRPLVLLPVFLLLFLLVRGAPAYLLAPRDLAGGAERPALALFASTCLPLVVAITTIGLDEKVLGAGEGAALVAAAMVSVLTFPLLAFRLLRRGAGAAGPGAPSLSAEGADPW, translated from the coding sequence ATGGAGCACCCCGGGACCCTCATCCTGATCATGGCCATGGCGGTCCTCGCGCCGCTGCTCGCCTACGCCGTCGGGCGCAGGCTCTCCGTCCCCGTGGTGATCTTCGAGATCTCGCTGGGCATCATCATCGGACCCGATGTGCTCGGCTGGGCCCATCACGACGCGGTCATCGACGCGCTCTCCGATCTGGGCCTGTCGATGCTGATCTTCCTGGCCGGGTACGAGATCCAGTTCGCCGCCGTGCGCGGCGACACCCTGCGCCGCTCGGGGTGGGCCTGGGCGGTCTCGTTCGCGGCCGGACTCGGTATCGCCCTGGCGCTGACCGGGGCGGACCTGGCGAAGAGCCTGGTCATCGGCACCGCGCTCACCAGCACCGCTCTCGGAGCCGTCCTGCCGATCCTGCGTGACTCGGGGCGCCTGGAGGGGCGGTTCGGCACGGTGGTGATGGCGTTCGGGGCGGTCGGCGAGTTCGGCCCGATCATCGCGATGGCCCTGCTGTTCAGCGGCCGCAGCCCCGGGGCGGCCGGTGCGGTGCTGGCAGCCTTCGCCCTGGTGACCGCGGGCGCGGTGTTCTGGGCGGTGCGGCCCCGGCCGCCGTGGTTCGCCCGGATCATCGCCGGGACCCTGCACAGCAGCGGTCAGTTCGCCGTCCGCTTCGTGATGCTGCTGCTCGCCGGGATGCTCGGCCTGTCCCATGTCTTCGGCCTGGACACCCTGCTCGGCGCCTTCGCCGCCGGAATGCTGACCCGGCTGGTGCTCCAGGGCGCGGTGCCCGACAGCAGTACGGAGATCCTCGGCCGGATCGAGGCGATGGGCTTCGGCTTCCTGGTGCCGTTCTTCTACATCGTCACCGGCATCGACTTCGACCTCGCGGCGCTCCTCGACGGCGGCCGTCCGCTGGTGCTCCTGCCGGTCTTCCTGCTGCTCTTCCTGCTCGTCCGGGGCGCTCCGGCGTATCTGCTCGCCCCACGCGATCTGGCGGGCGGGGCGGAGCGGCCGGCACTGGCGCTGTTCGCGTCCACCTGTCTGCCGCTCGTCGTCGCGATCACCACCATCGGCCTGGACGAGAAGGTGCTCGGGGCGGGCGAGGGCGCCGCGCTCGTGGCGGCCGCCATGGTGTCCGTGCTGACGTTCCCGCTGCTGGCCTTCCGGCTGCTGCGCCGGGGGGCGGGCGCGGCGGGGCCCGGTGCGCCGTCCCTGTCCGCGGAGGGCGCGGACCCGTGGTGA
- a CDS encoding VOC family protein: MAVQPEGTPCWADAMFADVEGAKSFYGDVLGWTFGESSSEYGNYTQAYADGRAAAAVVPPMPGAEGHSAWCLYLASPDAAATAAKIREHGGEVLMEPMTVGGFGTMVLARDPSGVVFGVWQAGTHEGFEATSGPGAYCWAEVFTREPATTDAFFSAVFPYRMRQMEGGEIDYRVFDVGGDPILGRMKMGDDFPPEVPPYISVYFSVANCDAAVAKATEHGGVLRFGPMDSPFGRFAALSDPQGATFAVIDTGTVQGEMPTITPVS, from the coding sequence ATGGCTGTACAACCTGAGGGCACACCGTGCTGGGCGGACGCGATGTTCGCCGATGTCGAGGGCGCGAAGAGCTTCTACGGTGACGTGCTGGGCTGGACGTTCGGCGAGTCGTCGTCGGAGTACGGCAACTACACGCAGGCGTACGCCGACGGCAGAGCGGCGGCGGCCGTCGTCCCGCCGATGCCGGGAGCGGAAGGGCACTCCGCCTGGTGCCTCTACCTCGCCTCACCGGACGCCGCCGCGACCGCCGCCAAGATCCGTGAGCACGGCGGCGAGGTGCTGATGGAGCCGATGACGGTCGGCGGGTTCGGCACGATGGTGCTGGCGCGCGACCCGAGCGGGGTCGTCTTCGGCGTGTGGCAGGCCGGTACCCACGAAGGCTTCGAGGCCACGTCCGGGCCCGGCGCGTACTGCTGGGCCGAGGTCTTCACCCGGGAGCCCGCGACGACGGACGCGTTCTTCTCGGCCGTATTCCCGTACCGCATGCGGCAGATGGAGGGCGGCGAGATCGACTACCGGGTGTTCGACGTCGGCGGTGACCCGATCCTGGGGCGGATGAAGATGGGCGACGACTTCCCGCCCGAGGTACCGCCGTACATCAGCGTGTACTTCTCCGTCGCGAACTGCGACGCGGCGGTGGCGAAGGCGACCGAGCACGGCGGAGTGCTGCGGTTCGGGCCGATGGACAGCCCCTTCGGCCGGTTCGCCGCGCTCAGCGACCCGCAGGGTGCGACGTTCGCCGTGATCGACACCGGCACGGTCCAGGGCGAGATGCCCACGATCACCCCTGTGTCCTGA
- a CDS encoding phosphoribosyltransferase family protein: MLFTDRTDAGLRLARALQQLEGEHPVVLGLPRGGVPVAFEVARALGAPLDVIVVRKLGVPYHRELGFGAIGEGGVRVISEEIVRRGGVTEEDAAAVERAEEAELLRRAGRFRADRPRQDLDGRTVLVVDDGIATGATAEAACAVVRAQGAARVVLAVPVAPPDAVARLRTGADEVVCLATPHPFSSVGEWYRDFSQTSDEEVVALLARAADGPGHPRPARNGELRLDLSGAGGAGGAASEGGTGGGAGGLVVVGDLVLPEGAEAVVVFAHGSGSSRHSPRNRSVAAALNGAGLGTLLFDLLTPAEEAGRGHVFDIGTLAGRLAGATRLLRERVPLPIGYFGASTGAAAALRAAAAADADIGAVVSRGGRPDLAGPRLGGVRAPTLLIVGGHDTTVLALNRRAAAELTCENRLEIVPGATHLFEEPGALDTVAELARDWFTAHLPAGPGSGTGD, from the coding sequence GTGCTGTTCACCGACCGCACGGATGCCGGACTCCGGCTCGCTCGGGCGCTCCAGCAGCTGGAAGGCGAACACCCCGTCGTCCTGGGCCTGCCCCGCGGCGGGGTCCCGGTGGCCTTCGAGGTGGCGCGGGCACTCGGTGCGCCGCTCGATGTGATCGTCGTCCGCAAGCTCGGCGTCCCGTACCACCGGGAGCTGGGTTTCGGCGCCATCGGCGAAGGCGGCGTACGGGTCATCAGTGAGGAGATCGTGCGCCGCGGCGGCGTCACGGAGGAGGACGCCGCCGCGGTCGAGCGCGCCGAGGAGGCGGAGCTGCTGCGGCGGGCGGGCAGGTTCCGCGCGGACCGGCCGCGGCAGGACCTGGACGGCCGGACGGTCCTCGTGGTGGACGACGGGATCGCGACCGGTGCCACCGCCGAGGCCGCGTGCGCGGTCGTACGGGCGCAGGGCGCGGCCCGCGTCGTGCTGGCCGTCCCCGTGGCACCACCGGACGCGGTGGCCCGGCTGCGCACCGGGGCCGACGAGGTGGTGTGTCTCGCCACGCCGCACCCGTTCTCCTCGGTCGGCGAGTGGTACCGGGACTTCTCCCAGACCTCCGACGAGGAGGTCGTCGCCCTGCTGGCACGGGCTGCGGACGGCCCCGGACACCCCCGGCCCGCCAGGAACGGAGAACTCCGGCTGGACTTGAGCGGTGCGGGCGGTGCGGGCGGTGCGGCTAGTGAGGGCGGTACGGGAGGCGGTGCGGGCGGCCTGGTGGTGGTCGGGGATCTCGTCCTGCCGGAGGGCGCCGAGGCGGTCGTGGTGTTCGCCCACGGCTCGGGCAGCAGCCGCCACAGCCCTCGCAACCGGTCCGTCGCGGCGGCCCTGAACGGGGCGGGCCTGGGCACCCTCCTCTTCGACCTGCTCACCCCCGCCGAGGAGGCCGGCCGCGGACACGTCTTCGACATCGGGACCCTGGCCGGGCGCCTGGCCGGGGCCACCCGCCTGCTGCGCGAGCGCGTACCGCTCCCGATCGGCTACTTCGGGGCGAGCACCGGGGCCGCGGCGGCGCTGCGGGCCGCCGCGGCCGCCGACGCGGACATCGGCGCGGTGGTCTCGCGCGGCGGCCGGCCCGACCTGGCCGGGCCGCGGCTCGGCGGCGTACGCGCGCCCACGCTCCTGATCGTGGGCGGCCACGACACGACGGTGCTGGCCCTCAACCGGCGGGCCGCAGCGGAGCTGACGTGCGAGAACCGGCTGGAGATCGTCCCCGGCGCGACCCATCTCTTCGAGGAACCGGGTGCGCTGGACACGGTCGCGGAGCTGGCGCGGGACTGGTTCACCGCGCATCTGCCGGCGGGGCCGGGGAGCGGTACCGGGGACTGA
- a CDS encoding cytochrome P450, producing the protein MDSQPGATPYSAPAGCPMHEERQTSLYGPEFASDPHRVYDAFRANGPASPIELAPGVEATLVVQHEAALRVLQNPALFARDSRRWTALREGRVPLDSPVLPMMAYRPNCLFTDGAEHLRLRKAVTESLGRLNFSRLSRDVERIGDYLIDQFIERGSADLLGEYAKLLPLLLFNQLFGCPGDIGDRLTRSMSAIFDGEDVLRANDELTECLMELVALKRRQPGEDITSWLIQHPAGLRDEELKDQLVMLMGAGVEPERNLIANALLLLLSGDTPGPGSERRGSGMLVEDALDDVLWNNPPIANYATHYPVQDIELDGVTLKAGTPVLISFAAANSDPALTDARQTLSKGAHLAWGAGPHVCPAKSPAQLIALTAIEKILNTVPDLALAVHPSGVEWRPGPFHRALVALPVRFSPTPARGSGTAVRTPATPTAQPAGQASPAPAATPHHHAAHAQKKSKGWWSSFLDVFRV; encoded by the coding sequence ATGGACTCTCAGCCGGGAGCCACCCCGTACAGCGCCCCCGCTGGGTGCCCGATGCACGAGGAACGCCAGACCTCCCTCTACGGGCCGGAGTTCGCGTCCGATCCGCACCGTGTGTACGACGCGTTCCGGGCGAACGGGCCCGCCTCGCCGATCGAGCTGGCCCCCGGGGTGGAGGCCACGCTCGTCGTGCAGCACGAGGCCGCGCTCCGGGTCCTGCAGAACCCGGCCCTCTTCGCCCGCGACTCGCGCCGGTGGACCGCGCTGCGGGAGGGCCGCGTACCGCTCGACTCGCCGGTGCTGCCGATGATGGCCTACCGGCCCAACTGCCTGTTCACGGACGGCGCCGAGCATCTGCGGCTGCGCAAGGCCGTGACCGAGAGCCTGGGGCGTCTCAACTTCAGCCGGCTGAGCCGCGATGTCGAGCGCATCGGTGACTACCTCATCGACCAGTTCATCGAGCGCGGCAGCGCCGACCTGCTGGGCGAGTACGCCAAGCTGCTGCCGCTGCTGCTGTTCAACCAGCTCTTCGGCTGCCCCGGCGACATCGGCGACCGGCTGACCCGCAGCATGTCCGCCATCTTCGACGGCGAGGACGTCCTGCGCGCCAACGACGAGCTGACGGAATGCCTGATGGAACTCGTCGCGCTCAAGCGCCGCCAGCCCGGCGAGGACATCACCTCCTGGCTCATCCAGCACCCGGCGGGCCTGCGCGACGAGGAGCTGAAGGACCAGCTCGTCATGCTGATGGGCGCGGGTGTCGAGCCGGAGCGCAATCTGATCGCCAACGCGCTGCTGCTCCTGCTGTCCGGTGACACTCCGGGCCCCGGCTCGGAGCGGCGGGGTTCCGGGATGCTGGTCGAGGACGCGCTGGACGATGTGCTGTGGAACAACCCGCCGATCGCCAACTACGCGACGCACTACCCGGTCCAGGACATCGAACTGGACGGTGTGACGCTGAAGGCGGGCACCCCCGTCCTGATCAGTTTCGCCGCCGCGAACAGCGACCCCGCGCTCACCGACGCGCGCCAGACCCTGAGCAAGGGCGCCCACCTGGCCTGGGGCGCGGGTCCCCACGTCTGCCCGGCCAAGTCGCCCGCCCAGCTGATCGCCCTCACCGCCATCGAGAAGATCCTCAACACCGTGCCGGACCTCGCTCTGGCCGTGCACCCCTCGGGCGTCGAATGGCGGCCGGGACCGTTCCACCGGGCCCTGGTCGCGCTGCCGGTGCGCTTCAGCCCGACTCCCGCGCGCGGCAGCGGCACGGCGGTTCGCACGCCGGCGACGCCGACGGCGCAACCGGCCGGGCAGGCTTCCCCCGCCCCCGCCGCCACCCCGCACCATCACGCCGCGCACGCGCAGAAGAAGTCGAAGGGATGGTGGAGTTCCTTCCTCGACGTCTTCCGCGTGTGA
- a CDS encoding PH domain-containing protein, with protein sequence MALFGNAHTVNPAKAQQDYARLLGQGEQVHAAYQLIRDTMLFTDRRLLLIDKQGITGKKVEYHSVPYRSITHFAVETAGTFDLDAELKIWISGSATPIEKTFTKGVDIYEVQAILTQFVAR encoded by the coding sequence ATGGCACTGTTCGGCAACGCGCACACGGTCAACCCGGCCAAGGCGCAGCAGGATTACGCGCGGCTGCTGGGCCAGGGCGAGCAGGTGCACGCCGCGTACCAGCTGATCCGCGACACCATGCTCTTCACCGACCGTCGGCTCCTCCTCATCGACAAGCAGGGCATCACCGGCAAGAAGGTGGAGTACCACTCCGTCCCGTACCGCAGCATCACGCACTTCGCGGTGGAGACGGCCGGGACGTTCGACCTGGACGCGGAGCTGAAGATCTGGATCTCGGGGAGCGCCACCCCGATCGAGAAGACGTTCACCAAGGGCGTCGACATCTACGAAGTGCAGGCGATCCTGACCCAGTTCGTGGCCCGGTAG
- a CDS encoding peptidoglycan recognition protein family protein, with protein MWSRRLAPGVLLLPLAFLVFRDAPAGIVPPAPAAIGPAAPRGLPQPVIVSRASWHADEGLVKEVPRYTGAAKAVFVHHTGHSNGYDCADAPELIRGVQADHVRSEGWDDIGYNFVVDRCGTIYEGRAGGVARPVRGAHTKGFNADTVGIAALGSFGAGTTVPKALADGIAKVAAWKLRPGADPRGTVELVSTNDESLYDKGETARLHVISGHRDSYGTRCPGEVLYALLPVLRDKVAALRAKTGRQIATARLRPTL; from the coding sequence ATGTGGTCCCGCCGACTCGCCCCGGGCGTCCTGCTCCTGCCGCTGGCCTTCCTGGTGTTCCGCGACGCCCCGGCCGGGATCGTGCCGCCCGCTCCCGCCGCGATCGGCCCGGCGGCGCCGCGCGGGCTGCCGCAGCCGGTGATCGTGAGCCGGGCGTCCTGGCACGCGGACGAGGGGCTGGTCAAGGAGGTGCCGCGCTACACGGGGGCGGCGAAGGCGGTGTTCGTCCACCACACGGGCCACTCCAACGGGTACGACTGCGCCGATGCCCCCGAACTGATCCGCGGCGTGCAGGCCGACCACGTCAGGAGCGAGGGCTGGGACGACATCGGCTACAACTTCGTCGTCGACCGGTGCGGAACCATCTACGAGGGCCGCGCGGGCGGCGTCGCCCGTCCGGTGCGCGGGGCTCACACCAAGGGGTTCAACGCCGACACCGTGGGCATCGCGGCCCTCGGCAGCTTCGGCGCCGGTACGACGGTGCCGAAGGCGCTCGCGGACGGGATCGCGAAGGTCGCCGCCTGGAAACTGCGCCCCGGCGCCGATCCGCGCGGCACGGTGGAGCTGGTCTCGACGAACGACGAGAGCCTGTACGACAAGGGCGAGACGGCCAGGCTCCACGTCATCTCGGGGCACCGCGACAGCTACGGGACCCGTTGCCCCGGCGAGGTGCTGTACGCACTGCTGCCCGTGCTGCGGGACAAGGTGGCCGCGCTGCGGGCGAAGACCGGACGGCAGATCGCCACGGCCCGGCTCCGCCCGACGCTCTGA
- a CDS encoding TerC family protein has protein sequence MLDVPWWLWGAFAATVIVSLVIDLLAHRTAHVIGFKEAALWSGVWVSLALAFGAVVLLVLGPRAGTEYATAWLLEKSLSVDNLFVFALIFAYFKVPRAYQHRVLFFGVFGALVFRGIFLSLGVAVVGRFTAVLFVFAAILFYSTYKILRGEEETFDPGRSFAVRLLRRAIPVRDDYAGAKFTVREAGRRVGTPLLAVVAAIEAADLVFAVDSVPAVLAVSDDTFVVYTSNAFAILGLRALYFLLAGLLDRFRYLSRGLGVILALIGVKLILQASHKMIDESIPEIPSLLSLAVIVVVLTVSVVASLRHPQK, from the coding sequence GTGCTCGACGTGCCGTGGTGGCTGTGGGGGGCGTTCGCGGCGACCGTGATCGTGTCGCTGGTGATCGACCTCCTGGCGCACCGGACAGCTCATGTCATCGGCTTCAAGGAAGCAGCCCTCTGGAGCGGGGTGTGGGTGAGCCTCGCGCTCGCGTTCGGCGCGGTCGTCCTCCTCGTCCTCGGACCGAGGGCGGGAACGGAGTACGCCACCGCCTGGCTGCTGGAGAAGAGCCTGTCGGTCGACAACCTTTTCGTCTTCGCCCTGATCTTCGCCTATTTCAAGGTGCCCCGCGCCTATCAGCACCGCGTCCTTTTCTTCGGCGTGTTCGGCGCACTCGTTTTTCGCGGGATATTCCTGTCCCTCGGTGTCGCGGTCGTCGGCCGATTCACCGCCGTGCTGTTCGTCTTCGCCGCCATCCTTTTCTACAGCACCTATAAAATCCTCAGGGGTGAAGAGGAAACCTTCGACCCGGGCAGGAGTTTCGCCGTGCGCCTGCTGCGCAGAGCGATTCCCGTCCGGGACGACTACGCCGGTGCGAAGTTCACCGTCAGGGAGGCCGGCAGGCGCGTCGGCACCCCGCTGCTCGCGGTCGTCGCCGCGATCGAGGCGGCCGACCTGGTCTTCGCCGTCGACAGCGTGCCGGCGGTGCTCGCGGTCAGCGACGACACCTTCGTCGTCTACACCAGCAACGCCTTCGCCATCCTGGGGCTCCGGGCCCTGTACTTCCTGCTCGCGGGCCTGCTGGACCGGTTCCGCTACCTGAGCCGGGGGCTCGGCGTCATCCTCGCCCTCATCGGCGTCAAGCTGATCCTCCAGGCGTCCCACAAGATGATCGATGAATCCATCCCGGAAATCCCGTCGCTGTTGAGCCTGGCGGTCATCGTCGTGGTCCTCACGGTTTCGGTCGTGGCGAGTCTGCGTCACCCCCAGAAATAG